Proteins encoded in a region of the uncultured Paludibaculum sp. genome:
- a CDS encoding toll/interleukin-1 receptor domain-containing protein codes for MNVFVSHTTGEAPIALALKDLLERTFPGSVTVFVSSDVHDLTPGDKWLRKIEAALKQSNLVLVICSPSSLTRPWINFEAGCAWAQGLDIIPICHSGQKKDQLPHPFSELQALQLEDETFGRSLISVFCQHLKVLNRGPDVDLGKVHRKLEKATRATGASEALPLIINCPRERTKLINDDLKLILGTPRVAQETVWTSAFLSTFAIGPDDPYPPEDKDLLRLLLQEREMLMRLAGKGCTIKCIISPANRNHIRHAGIDYAVKRTNRLLGLLRSSEKALKSIDWAISELGVKNLYILGHVSCFEGYKKGVHQGYGLTLRQTAPDVISANISLHSGFFRDLAARTLLKWGRNTDQGGERELLRNAAIRCLEDSLDFLTEFAKATPSSSAAQAEAVPPRGR; via the coding sequence ATGAACGTATTCGTAAGTCACACGACCGGAGAGGCCCCGATAGCCCTGGCGCTAAAAGATCTCCTCGAGAGGACCTTCCCGGGGAGTGTAACTGTCTTTGTGAGCAGCGATGTACATGACTTGACACCGGGCGACAAATGGCTCCGCAAGATCGAGGCGGCCTTGAAGCAATCGAATCTGGTGCTCGTAATTTGTAGCCCATCTTCGTTGACCCGGCCTTGGATCAATTTTGAAGCTGGATGTGCCTGGGCCCAAGGGCTGGATATAATCCCGATTTGCCACTCTGGACAGAAGAAAGATCAATTGCCGCATCCTTTCAGCGAGCTTCAGGCGCTTCAGCTAGAAGACGAGACGTTTGGGAGATCGCTGATATCGGTCTTCTGCCAGCATCTGAAGGTACTGAACCGAGGGCCGGACGTCGACCTCGGCAAGGTACACCGAAAGCTTGAGAAGGCGACGCGGGCGACTGGGGCATCCGAAGCGCTGCCGCTCATTATTAACTGTCCCCGAGAGCGGACGAAGCTTATTAATGACGACTTGAAGTTAATTCTTGGAACTCCGCGCGTGGCACAAGAAACAGTGTGGACGAGTGCGTTCCTGTCAACATTTGCCATCGGGCCGGATGACCCCTATCCACCGGAAGACAAGGACTTATTGAGACTGCTACTTCAAGAGCGAGAAATGCTAATGAGGCTGGCCGGAAAGGGCTGCACTATTAAGTGCATCATCAGCCCTGCTAACAGGAACCATATTCGCCACGCCGGGATCGACTACGCCGTGAAGAGGACAAACCGTCTGCTCGGTTTGCTACGCAGTTCCGAGAAGGCGCTGAAATCGATCGATTGGGCAATTTCAGAACTAGGCGTCAAGAATCTTTACATTCTTGGGCATGTCTCTTGTTTTGAAGGCTATAAGAAGGGCGTTCATCAGGGCTACGGATTAACACTTCGACAGACTGCGCCCGATGTGATCAGCGCGAATATCAGTTTGCATAGTGGCTTTTTCCGCGATCTCGCTGCCCGGACCTTGTTAAAATGGGGCAGGAACACAGATCAGGGTGGCGAGCGGGAGTTATTGAGGAACGCTGCTATTCGTTGTCTTGAAGACTCCCTGGACTTCCTGACAGAGTTCGCGAAAGCCACGCCCTCGTCGAGTGCTGCCCAAGCAGAAGCAGTGCCTCCGCGGGGTCGGTAG